Proteins from a single region of Candidatus Jidaibacter acanthamoeba:
- a CDS encoding AbrB/MazE/SpoVT family DNA-binding domain-containing protein — MDRVIRKITSGKQVTLPPDFCEKNDLQVGELVAMHLDDGKLIIEPYRNRSKALEKLEELFKTLPGAFGEESEESLLETIDEEISATRKKHSSPQKKYEKSK; from the coding sequence ATGGATAGAGTAATTAGAAAGATAACCAGCGGAAAACAAGTAACCCTACCTCCTGATTTCTGCGAAAAAAATGACCTTCAAGTAGGGGAGCTCGTTGCTATGCATTTAGATGATGGAAAATTGATAATAGAACCTTATAGAAATAGATCTAAAGCTTTAGAAAAACTTGAAGAATTATTTAAAACGTTACCCGGAGCTTTTGGTGAAGAAAGTGAAGAAAGTTTATTAGAAACTATTGATGAAGAAATAAGTGCTACTAGAAAAAAGCACTCCTCCCCTCAAAAAAAATATGAGAAGTCTAAATGA
- a CDS encoding putative toxin-antitoxin system toxin component, PIN family: MKIILDCNVIIAAGLTDGVCRQVIFKIIKNHKNYVSEEILKEYIAVINRDKFKKHQSYLQKLLKIICEVLELAQVSTTSHRFELPDIDDEKYLALACSVKADYLITGNLKHFPDKKYIYTKVISPGEFLAL; this comes from the coding sequence ATGAAAATAATTTTAGATTGCAATGTCATAATAGCTGCAGGTCTAACCGATGGAGTATGCAGACAGGTAATTTTTAAGATAATCAAAAATCATAAAAATTATGTTAGTGAGGAAATCTTAAAAGAATATATAGCAGTTATAAATAGAGACAAATTTAAAAAGCATCAAAGCTATTTACAAAAATTGCTGAAAATCATATGCGAGGTTTTAGAGTTAGCTCAAGTCTCGACTACTTCTCATAGATTTGAATTACCTGATATAGATGATGAAAAGTATCTCGCTTTAGCATGTTCAGTTAAAGCTGACTATTTGATTACAGGTAATTTAAAACATTTTCCTGATAAGAAATATATTTATACTAAAGTTATTTCTC
- a CDS encoding PIN domain-containing protein: MNKKYNIIDTNFILRYLLADNQEQYQIAKTFFQSVKSGKTRAYLEQAVIMEVIFVLSSYYKVPRDRIVNVLNNFLRYKGLVINEKEIIIKALEIYIT, from the coding sequence ATGAATAAGAAATATAATATCATAGATACAAATTTCATACTACGCTACTTACTTGCAGATAACCAAGAACAATATCAAATTGCAAAGACGTTTTTCCAAAGCGTAAAGTCAGGAAAGACCAGGGCTTACTTAGAGCAGGCGGTTATAATGGAAGTCATATTTGTTTTATCATCTTATTATAAAGTTCCTAGAGATAGAATAGTAAATGTGCTCAATAACTTTCTAAGGTATAAAGGGTTAGTAATTAATGAGAAAGAAATTATAATTAAAGCTTTAGAAATATATATAACCA
- a CDS encoding AbrB/MazE/SpoVT family DNA-binding domain-containing protein codes for MLINDVMKITRAGQVTIPKIIRDKLQTDTIMFEIVDEEIHVIPVTNVAGALSEFSKQEDKDFSQVRDSSWQAQTKGYKKDE; via the coding sequence ATGCTAATTAACGATGTTATGAAAATTACCAGAGCAGGACAGGTTACTATCCCAAAGATCATTAGAGACAAGCTGCAAACAGATACTATCATGTTTGAGATAGTAGATGAAGAAATACATGTTATTCCAGTTACTAATGTAGCAGGTGCATTAAGTGAGTTTAGTAAACAGGAAGATAAAGATTTTTCTCAAGTGAGAGATTCATCATGGCAAGCTCAAACTAAAGGATATAAAAAAGATGAATAA